A region from the Aegilops tauschii subsp. strangulata cultivar AL8/78 chromosome 5, Aet v6.0, whole genome shotgun sequence genome encodes:
- the LOC109745492 gene encoding BTB/POZ domain-containing protein POB1-like isoform X1 translates to MAAGDASSGSAPGPETAGEAEVDAGFEFAFDNEAFSDRVLRIEVVGAGRKRRREGDDGEGSTPVLRVKTIHISSVILAAKSSFFFKLFSNGMKESGQRQSTVRIADSEENALMELLRFMYNGRLAPITESTFLVDIMMAADKFDVISCIKLCGQRLIGLPMTLESAVRCLDLPCSISMAADLSEAAKKFLAKRYEKFLSTKFQDELMRIPLAGIVAILSRNLPGVASEKSVYDFVLRWADLQYPNLEQRREILSSSLLPMVPLARSMTNVILIDQPSCIINFSLKREHCSGSFPSGSMRSPPFYRAGHGFFLSAHRRMGPSNFFFLIIQKLEDKGLVGGTLDYEIEVKTTPSLEFTTLWRRTTTTGCRQGFGCRVPWPEVIPDDSPFFIDDKLHIRVHVKITPQP, encoded by the exons ATGGCCGCAGGCGACGCGTCATCGGGGTCGGCGCCGGGGCCGGAGACGGCGGGGGAGGCGGAGGTGGACGCGGGCTTCGAGTTCGCCTTCGACAACGAGGCCTTCTCCGACAGGGTCCTGCGGATAGAGGTCGTCGGCGCTGGCCGGAAGCGCCGGCGTGAAG GTGATGATGGAGAAGGTAGTACACCAGTTTTACGAGTCAAGACCATACATATCAGTTCGGTGATTCTCGCTGCAAAAAGTTCTTTCTTTTTCAAG CTTTTCTCAAATGGCATGAAAGAATCTGGTCAGAGACAGTCAACAGTTAGAATTGCTGATTCAG AGGAGAACGCCCTTATGGAGCTTTTACGCTTTATGTACAATGGAAGGTTGGCACCAATAACTGAGTCCACTTTTCTGGTCGATATCATGATGGCTGCTGACAAATTTGATGTCATTTCGTGCATCAAGCTTTGCGGTCAGCGGCTCATAGGTCTGCCTATGACCCTAGAATCTGCAGTGAGGTGCCTAGATCTCCCATGTTCCATTTCAATGGCAGCTGACCTGTCAGAGGCAGCCAAGAAATTCCTTGCTAAAAGATACGAGAAATTCCTGTCAACAAA GTTCCAAGATGAACTGATGAGGATTCCCCTTGCTGGGATTGTGGCCATCTTATCACGAAATCTCCCTGGGGTTGCATCTGAAAAATCCGTCTATGACTTTGTGCTCAGGTGGGCCGACTTGCAGTACCCAAATTTAGAACAAAGACGCGAGATTTTAAGTTCAAGTTTACTTCCAATGGTGCCACTAGCGCGTAGCATGACCAATGTGATCCTAATTGATCAGCCGTCTTGTATAATTAACTTTAGTCTAAAGCGTGAGCACTGCTCTGGGAGCTTCCCATCAGGATCGATGCGCTCGCCACCATTCTATCGTGCGGGGCATGGTTTCTTTCTCTCAGCACACCGAAGAATGGGGCCGTCCAACTTTTTTTTCCTCATAATACAGAAGCTAGAAGACAAGGGCCTAGTAGGGGGGACATTAGATTATGAGATTGAGGTAAAAACAACACCGTCGCTGGAGTTTACCACCTTGTGGAGGCGCACCACCACCACCGGTTGTAGACAAGGTTTTGGATGCAGGGTTCCTTGGCCGGAGGTCATTCCTGATGATAGCCCCTTCTTCATCGACGACAAACTCCATATTCGAGTTCATGTGAAGATAACGCCGCAGCCTTAG
- the LOC109745492 gene encoding BTB/POZ domain-containing protein At4g01160-like isoform X2: MAAGDASSGSAPGPETAGEAEVDAGFEFAFDNEAFSDRVLRIEVVGAGRKRRREGDDGEGSTPVLRVKTIHISSVILAAKSSFFFKLFSNGMKESGQRQSTVRIADSEENALMELLRFMYNGSFAVSGS, from the exons ATGGCCGCAGGCGACGCGTCATCGGGGTCGGCGCCGGGGCCGGAGACGGCGGGGGAGGCGGAGGTGGACGCGGGCTTCGAGTTCGCCTTCGACAACGAGGCCTTCTCCGACAGGGTCCTGCGGATAGAGGTCGTCGGCGCTGGCCGGAAGCGCCGGCGTGAAG GTGATGATGGAGAAGGTAGTACACCAGTTTTACGAGTCAAGACCATACATATCAGTTCGGTGATTCTCGCTGCAAAAAGTTCTTTCTTTTTCAAG CTTTTCTCAAATGGCATGAAAGAATCTGGTCAGAGACAGTCAACAGTTAGAATTGCTGATTCAG AGGAGAACGCCCTTATGGAGCTTTTACGCTTTATGTACAATGGAAG CTTTGCGGTCAGCGGCTCATAG